The nucleotide window AgtgaacccattttacagatgaggaaaccagtgGAAGCAGATTCTTTTATGCTTCTTTCGTTCCCTAATACTAGTCTGCACAGAGGAAGCACTCAGTACATGCTGTTTACGCCGTTGACCTTGCCAGTCACTCAGGAAGGAGAGGTACCCTGAGAGTTAGCAAAGAGAGGCTGAGTCGAGATTGCATTGTAGCGGCTCAGCTTTGCCTTCTCCTTCCTCCAGGTGGGTGAGACATGGGCGACTGGAGTTTCCTGGGGAACATCCTGGAGGAGGTGAATGAGCACTCCACGGTCATCGGCCGCGTGTGGCTCACGGTGCTTTTCATCTTCCGGATCCTCATCCTTGGCACGGCCGCGGAGCTCGTGTGGGGGGATGAGCAGTCCGACTTCGTGTGCAACACCCAGCAGCCAGGCTGCGAGAATGTCTGCTACGACGAGGCCTTCCCCATCTCCCACATCCGCCTCTGGGTCCTGCAGATCATCTTCGTCTCCACGCCGTCGCTGGTGTACGTGGGACACGCGGTGCACCACATCCGCATGGAGGAGAAGCGCAAGGAGCGCGCGGCCGAGGAGCTGTGCCAGCAGTCGCCTGGCAACGGCGGCGGCGAGAGGTCGCCCGTCCCAGCGGACCAGGGCAGCATCAAgaagggcagcagcagcagcaaaggcaCCAAGTTCCGGCTGGAGGGGACCGTGCTGAGGACCTACGTCTGCCACATCATCTTCAAGACCCTCTTTGAAGTGGGCTTCATCGTGGGCCACTACTTCCTGTACGGTTTCCGGATCCTGCCTCTCTATCGCTGCAGCAGGTGGCCCTGCCCCAACGTGGTGGACTGCTTTGTGTCACGGCCCACCGAGAAAACCATCTTCATCCTGTTCATGCTGGCCATGGCCTCTGTGTCCCTCCTCCTCAATATTCTGGAGGTGAGTTATCTGGGCCTTAAGAGAATCCGATCGGCCTTCAAGAAGCCAGTGGAGCAGCCCCTGGGGGAGATTCCTGAGAAGTCCCTCCACTCCATTGCTGTCTCCTCCATCCAGAAGGCCAAGGGCTACCAGCTCCTCGAAGAAGAGAAAATCGTGTCCCATTATTTCCCTTTTACTGAGGTTGGGATGGTGGAGGCCAGCCCACTTTCTGCCAAGCCTTTCAGTCAATTCGAGGAGAAGATGGGCACCGGGCCCCTAGGGGACTTGTCCAGGGCCTACCAAGAGACACTGCCTTCCTACGCTCAGGTGGGAgcccgggagggggagggggaaggggagggggaggggcagcctgCGGAGGCGGGAGCAGAACCGGAGGTGGAAGCAGAACCAGAGGTGGGAGAGAACaggcaggaggcagagagagTGAGCACGGAAGGCCAGGAGACCCTGGCCGTGCTGGACGGGGAGAAAATGGAGACCCCGGAAGTGGGGAAGGAGGTTGAGAAACAAGAGCTGACGCCTGAGAAGGTATCAAAGCAGGGGCTGCCGCCTGAGAAGGCGCCTTCCCTGTGTCCGGAGCTGCCTGGGGATGACACCAGACCCCTGAGCAGGCTGAGCAAAGCCAGCAGCCGGGCCAGGTCAGACGATCTAACGGTATGAAGCAgtgccaaaggaaaaaagaaaagaaaacacccgAGCTAACCTATGGCAAGATGAAACCTAAAGTTGCCAACATGCTTTGAGTCTTCTGTCCCTCCCCTCACACCCACCCTAGTTGGACAGGCACTGCGGTAGAACCGTGCATGACGTACAACTAGGAAACTGCCTTTCCCGTATATAAAGGCTATCCAGATGAACCCATTGTCCCGTCAAAGTTCCCAGTCTCATGACTGCCCTGCCCCTCTATGCCACAGGGAATTCTGCTTTCATCCCCATGTCCCCATAGAAATCCTTCCAATCAGAATTGTGATTGTCTCATAGCTTTTCACCAGTCTTGTCTCAAGCTCACAAACTCCGCTGAACTTTTTCACCCCAGCACTTCCCTAGCAGACACCGTGTGACATATATCAGGGATCCCAAACGTAAGGGCCGGTTGTTGAAACTGGTGAAGTGCGCCTGTTCGAATGCCATGGGAGAGCTACGGCTGTGGAATTTGGGAAGCAGAGGGCAACGGCTGCTCATTTCCAGGCAGCAGTTACCAGACAGTGTTACCTGGCcatctgatttttcaagagaagccagaaatccaaaCGTTTAAGTGAagtttcccacttttttttttttttttttttttttttgcggtacgcgggcctctcactgttgtggcctctcccgtcgcggagcacaagctccggacgtgcaggctcagcggccatggctcacaggcccagccgctccacggcacgtgggatcttcccggaccaaggcacgaacccgtgtcccctgcatcggcaggcggactctcaaccactgcgccaccagggaagccctcccacatTTTTAATGTTGCcaactaaattttaaatatgccaTGCGGGCCAAAGAAAATGTGTGCAAGCCAAATTTAACCTGTGGGGCACCAATCTGCAAGTTCAGCTTTTACTCATGAGCCCAGCTTTCCTATGGAATTGGTCATATTATTTAGGGTCTCAACTTGTTCCTGTGTCTTCCAAACCTCATTTCACCATTTTGGAGTGTTTGGTTTAAATCATCAGTCTAGGAGATGTCCAGAGTTCTCACTGGCCTTTCTTTTGGGTCACTGTAGCCCCTGGGTTCTGATATAATTACATCCCTTGTATTGGTGGGAATTCTGCACTGGGTGCTCTCAGAAAAGGAGAACAAACCCCATAGCCTCTCTCAGAACTGAAAAGGCTCTGAACCCTGGTCGCAGTTTTCTTCCCTGAAGCAAAGGAGgtccttttctttcctgtcctCTTCCAACATCTGTGCTCAGCCTGAAATCTACACCTCCTTTCATCAGGGGCTGGGAGCAAGCCCAGCTCTGAGCCAGACGATACCTGCCTACTGGCCTGTCTTGAGGAGATTAACCCTCAGGCCTTGCTCAGGCAAAAGACATGTACAAAAAGGACCATCAGAGCGGCACTAGAGAGAGCCTCGTACAAATTGGGAACACAAACAGCGAGGGTCTCAAAGTCTAGCCCCAGGCCAGACTTCATCCCCGGAAGGGACATAAAGGCTTAACAAGGGAACAACAGGGATCTTGAAGGTCTCCTACCCTTTATCCCCCCAACCAACTCTCTTCAAACAGAGTCCAGTCAGGGAAAATCCTCAGGTATAAGTACATATTTCACACAGGGAGCAATTTTACCTAGAGCCAATCAGTTCCCAGAGCAGAGGGAGAAATTGATATCCAAGCTGGTCCATCTAGAACAAAGCTATGCTTCATGGGCTGCAGTGCCAAGGCTAAGATAGGAGGGATAGAAACCACAATTGGGATCTGGACAGGAGATCACCAGGGTACCCAGAAAAAACTGCCTTCATTCTATCTTACCCCCAGCCAGCACCATCCCAAAGAATGCAAATCCCTTGTGCTGCCCTGTTTACCACCTTCCTTTTAAGATATTCATTTTAGATATGCTTTTCTAGAGCAAAGCCTCCTCCGAAACTATTCCTCCCCTGTGACAGTATTCCCATTCCTTGGTGCTCCATTCTAAAGCAAAATGGtctaaaaatgaaattcattctaaggtatgattttttttttgtaattaatccagggaaattttacattttaaaagagaaagcctAACTAAAATGTATTTTACCTAGGTTAATCCAAACTAAAATGTATTTTACCTAGGTTAATCCAATCCTTTCAATGAAGGAATGTATCAGGCAATGGACAGTTGAATAGAAGAGGTATATTTGTCTTGTAGACAGGTGACTTTCTGGCTACTGCTTGAATCTTCCTTCCCCTTGTAATCAACACTATTCCAGACAGATTTTCTTCAGTATGATGACAGAAGTAACAAAATCCCAGGCCTGAGAACCAGACATCATTGCACTCTCCCTAATGGCTGCACTATTGCTCCTACAGTTTTGCTACTGAAGACCCATTTTAAGAAGTTGTAAACTCAGAGGCTGAAAATAGCTTGATCATTACCAGAATAAAGTGTCTATATCAACTAGGACttaatccaaaaaagaaaagaaaaaaactgtgtcTTATTCCAAGTGAAAACTGCTGGTGCTCTTTGGAACCAGGTGTAGAGGTGTAGGTGAAGGCTGCTTGTCTCCTTGTCTTGCTGGGGCCTAAGTGTGTGAGTGTATTTCCTTGAATGAAGCAGCAGCCTGCTTCAGTGTCTGTACCTACCCCACCAGCAGGGAAGTTGCCATTTTCCCTCTCAGTCTTCCCAACAAACGAGGAAGCTTATTTtggaagaaacagacacaggCATCAAAGGACCaggacttttttttctatttctgccattTGGTAGCTGTGTcatctcttaacctctctgtacctcagttttctgTCCACAAACTAGAGGTGGCGTTTACCACCAACGTACCTCCAGGGGTATCAGAAGGATTAATAAGTTAGCCGCCAAGTCTAGAGCCTGTTGAGTGGTGTCTGAGAGATTCCTCCAGCAGCAGGGAGACTGGGAAGAAGGGCAGGTGGGTAGCTTCTATCTGACTCTCCCAACCTGCCTTGCAGTTATCTGGTGAGAGTTTTTCAATGTGGAATAGACACTCAGGAGACCCATTTTCTCAGAGAAGGCTCAAAACAGAATCTTGACACCATATGTTTGGTAGGAACCTATTTGACCTTGAAAAATGACTGGGGACAGATGGGCAATTACTTTCTACCCATGGAAAATGTCGCCTCATGCCTCACCTTAAGCTGCCAGACAACTGCTGCCAGGTTCCATTCACAGGCAGTGGTGTGTCTGTGGAGGACCTCACTCTGTACAGCTGGATCCCTCAGTATCTCTTCTGAGGCAAATAATTATGACTGACTCAAGATGGTAATCGCCCCTGGGCTCCATGAAATCCAAGCTTTAAATCCTAATCCTGGTCCTTCCCCTGTTAGATTAAACCTTTACAGTATGTGGATctaccaatttaaaaaaagcactgGACAgcatgacatcaaaagcacagctCTCTCCAGAATAAGAGGGCTAATTGCCTAATAGCAGTTATAACACCTCCATCAGGGGAGATCTATCACCAGGAGGGGTAGAGTTACTCACGTTCAGTTAGAAAGTTTCAAACTTGGCTCTGTAATCCCTAGGCCTCATATTTGGGGCATCATAGAAAGGCCTATCTGCTTTTCATCATGACTTTGTTACTTGGCACCCGGAGGAAGCATGCAACGCAGAATTGGACAAATATTCCTGAAGATCAGTGCAACCTGGGGATCAGATTTTCCCACAAAGAACACTGACGTTCAAATCAGAAGTGTGGACTCACCTCTCTGACTCTGGGAACCCCAAGATGTCATTTACCTGCTTGATATGACAATTCTCCTTAGGTTAATTGTGGGTAATAATTTCTGCCCCTCCTCCACAAGATAGATCAAGTGAATTGATATGCAAGAAACactaggaggggcttccctggtggcgcagtggttgagagtccgcctgccgatgcaggggacacgggttcgtgccccggtccgggaagatccctcatgccgcggagcggctgggcccgtgaaccatggccgctgagcctgtgctccacaacgggagaggccacaacagtgagaggcccgcatactgccaaaaaaaaaaaaaaaagaaagaaaaaagaaacactagGAGCATGCTAGAagaaataagtgatttttttttttaactcactcATTtggaaatgaaagggaagaaggtgTTATCCAAATCTGTTGTTAAGTCCTTTTTGTAAAATGTATACTGAAGCAATAACAGCCACCACTTTCATAAACTGCACAGATTGTTAACTAAGAGACTGATTAAAGGTGAGCCAGTGAGTAAAGTGAAGGGAGAAAATGGAAGTGGTGGGGGGAGGTCAATTCTTATGTCGTTTTAAATTCCTGAGAATTATAGTGCCAAAAAAGAACATCTTTAATCATGCAAGAAATTCATTGCTGAAAGTGGTGCTGCAGGGACTCAGCTTACTAGGGCTCGTGTATAGAGATGCACCAGTCCCTGAGACAGTCTCTGATTCAGGGCAGAAGGGAGTTCATGGAGGCTGAAAGGGCTACATACAGCAGCTCTTTAGTCCAAGACATGGGGAAGGCCTGGGGCGAGACAGGTGTAAACAGCTGCTCTTCCTGAGTTCCTGAGGAGGGTCACTGGGGCATGCCCAGGTAAGAATGAGCATACTAACTACACagcaccccccatccccccacacctcctcctgtctccttcctcTAACCCTGAGTTACCCCTCTACGCATATTGTGCACAAATGATCACACAACCCAAGGTAGCAAAGTGTAGATGAAAAACGTTTGCCTGGTTGGTTGGAAACTACTCTTAAACataaatacaggggcttccctggtggcgc belongs to Pseudorca crassidens isolate mPseCra1 chromosome 2, mPseCra1.hap1, whole genome shotgun sequence and includes:
- the GJA8 gene encoding gap junction alpha-8 protein: MGDWSFLGNILEEVNEHSTVIGRVWLTVLFIFRILILGTAAELVWGDEQSDFVCNTQQPGCENVCYDEAFPISHIRLWVLQIIFVSTPSLVYVGHAVHHIRMEEKRKERAAEELCQQSPGNGGGERSPVPADQGSIKKGSSSSKGTKFRLEGTVLRTYVCHIIFKTLFEVGFIVGHYFLYGFRILPLYRCSRWPCPNVVDCFVSRPTEKTIFILFMLAMASVSLLLNILEVSYLGLKRIRSAFKKPVEQPLGEIPEKSLHSIAVSSIQKAKGYQLLEEEKIVSHYFPFTEVGMVEASPLSAKPFSQFEEKMGTGPLGDLSRAYQETLPSYAQVGAREGEGEGEGEGQPAEAGAEPEVEAEPEVGENRQEAERVSTEGQETLAVLDGEKMETPEVGKEVEKQELTPEKVSKQGLPPEKAPSLCPELPGDDTRPLSRLSKASSRARSDDLTV